The proteins below are encoded in one region of Sulfolobus sp. A20:
- a CDS encoding FAD-binding protein — protein sequence MAELKIVVSIKQVPDADDLRIDPVTNNLVREGVPAVINPPDLHAIEEAVRLKERYGGKTIVITMGPSQAETALREALAMGIDEAYLISDRAMAGADTWATSYTLSRAIQKLGGADLVVFGRRAVDGETEQVGPQTAKWLGIPVIGYVSQIKSIDKEKIVAVRTTEFDEEVVEAPIPALITVLETPNNKPRQPDIMSLIKAKTTKITVWNKDDIQADPTKIGLAGSPTKVIKVSPPPKTRKAEIIDGKKDVEKAAKWFLDKIFESLKEEESSLKEYTKPKAKVKVNSEIWVYIDHIGEKPNRASFEIMSEARRIADLMDTSMSAVIVGGEATKGIIQEVFEYGADKVYLAETKGYDLYDNEIYTRALSKMILKYKPEAVFFPGTRNARELASTTAIEVNTGLIADCTNFDVDDKGVLLSTRPDFGGKEMSTIICPRHRPVMVTVRAGVFMPLPRVPGKKGELVREEIDDLFTRLKILDYKRIEKRNVLAEADIVVGVGRGIKSPENIKMFEEFASLLGGVLGVSKPLADMGWYPKDRQIGQTGTTIRPKVYIALGISGAVQHLVGILSSRKIGAINLDPSAPIFENCDFGVIGDIFEIVPKMAELLRNERGKGNGV from the coding sequence TTGGCTGAGCTAAAGATTGTCGTTTCTATTAAGCAAGTTCCAGACGCTGACGACTTGAGAATAGATCCCGTAACTAATAATTTGGTCAGGGAAGGAGTTCCAGCGGTAATTAATCCTCCAGATCTTCATGCTATAGAGGAAGCTGTAAGGCTGAAGGAAAGATATGGAGGAAAAACAATAGTTATCACTATGGGACCATCCCAAGCAGAAACTGCATTAAGAGAAGCATTAGCTATGGGTATAGATGAGGCATATCTGATTAGTGATAGAGCTATGGCAGGAGCTGACACTTGGGCTACTTCATATACACTTTCTAGAGCTATTCAGAAACTTGGTGGGGCTGATCTAGTGGTATTTGGAAGGAGAGCTGTAGATGGAGAAACTGAACAGGTTGGTCCTCAAACAGCTAAATGGCTTGGAATACCAGTTATAGGATATGTTAGTCAAATAAAAAGTATAGATAAGGAAAAGATAGTTGCAGTAAGAACTACAGAATTTGACGAAGAAGTAGTAGAGGCTCCAATTCCAGCTTTAATAACAGTATTGGAAACTCCAAATAACAAGCCTAGACAGCCTGACATCATGAGCCTAATTAAGGCTAAAACGACTAAAATTACGGTATGGAATAAAGACGATATTCAGGCTGACCCTACAAAAATTGGTTTAGCCGGTTCCCCAACTAAGGTAATTAAAGTTAGTCCTCCACCGAAGACTAGGAAAGCTGAAATAATTGATGGTAAGAAAGATGTAGAAAAGGCAGCAAAATGGTTCTTAGATAAAATTTTTGAATCCCTTAAAGAAGAGGAGAGTAGCCTAAAAGAATACACTAAACCCAAGGCAAAGGTGAAGGTAAATTCGGAAATATGGGTTTACATAGATCACATAGGGGAAAAGCCGAATAGGGCATCGTTCGAAATAATGAGTGAGGCTAGAAGAATAGCTGATCTAATGGATACTTCGATGTCAGCTGTGATAGTTGGTGGAGAAGCTACTAAAGGTATTATACAAGAGGTCTTTGAGTATGGAGCTGATAAGGTCTACTTAGCTGAAACTAAGGGTTACGATTTGTACGACAACGAGATATATACTAGAGCTCTTTCAAAAATGATATTAAAGTATAAACCAGAGGCAGTCTTTTTCCCTGGTACGAGGAATGCTAGGGAATTAGCATCAACTACGGCAATTGAAGTTAATACTGGATTAATAGCTGACTGTACTAACTTTGACGTAGATGATAAGGGAGTATTATTATCAACTAGACCAGACTTTGGTGGAAAGGAGATGTCTACCATTATATGCCCTAGGCATAGACCAGTCATGGTTACAGTTAGGGCTGGAGTATTCATGCCATTGCCAAGAGTTCCCGGAAAGAAAGGTGAATTAGTAAGGGAAGAAATAGATGACCTTTTCACTAGGTTGAAAATATTAGATTACAAGAGGATAGAGAAGAGAAATGTATTAGCGGAAGCTGACATAGTTGTCGGTGTTGGAAGAGGAATAAAGAGCCCAGAGAACATAAAGATGTTTGAGGAGTTCGCTTCATTATTAGGCGGTGTTTTGGGAGTTTCAAAGCCTCTGGCGGATATGGGATGGTATCCTAAGGATAGGCAAATTGGGCAAACCGGTACTACTATAAGACCTAAAGTATATATTGCTTTAGGTATATCTGGGGCTGTGCAACATTTAGTGGGTATATTATCTTCAAGAAAGATAGGAGCTATAAACCTCGATCCATCTGCGCCTATATTTGAAAACTGTGATTTTGGAGTTATTGGAGATATATTTGAGATTGTTCCAAAAATGGCTGAATTGCTGAGAAATGAGAGGGGGAAGGGAAATGGAGTTTGA
- a CDS encoding NAD(P)/FAD-dependent oxidoreductase: MEFDIIVVGAGPAGSSAAITAAKGGAKVLLLERGPEPGSKNVSGAMIRLEDVQSAFDISSIPIERKVKNVKLLFLSDSNKTNISVNVQSGLANVTRLKLDKWMAQQAEKAGALLITKTAALGLERDSDGKYKVITDRGSVKADRIVLAEGVNALISISSGIRPDLKPDQAVQAVKEVYSLNKDEINKRFGFKADDEGESWRILGVDPVPYAGFLYTYKDAIAIGVGIPLTILIRRKMSPYTVLDEVKERIGFNELVKGSSLREYSAKVIPEHGFPSFRACVDKVYVAGDALGLVDPLTFNGIGPAISSGVIAGKAALESYECRRYESELMRSKEIRNVVNGRPLVKELIEEENFKYYVRTINELLHSWVYGDVSKVRLDMPRIFKHLLLGMGVLKS, encoded by the coding sequence ATGGAGTTTGACATAATTGTGGTAGGAGCAGGTCCTGCTGGATCCTCAGCTGCCATTACTGCTGCTAAGGGAGGAGCTAAAGTATTACTATTAGAAAGAGGTCCTGAGCCTGGATCCAAGAACGTTTCTGGAGCCATGATAAGGCTAGAAGACGTTCAATCAGCTTTTGATATATCATCGATCCCAATAGAACGTAAGGTAAAAAACGTTAAATTATTATTCCTTAGTGACTCGAATAAGACAAATATAAGTGTTAATGTACAATCTGGATTAGCTAATGTAACTAGACTGAAATTAGATAAGTGGATGGCTCAACAGGCTGAAAAGGCTGGAGCACTTCTCATTACTAAAACTGCCGCACTTGGACTAGAAAGAGATAGCGATGGGAAGTATAAGGTAATTACTGATAGAGGTAGTGTAAAAGCTGATAGAATAGTTTTAGCTGAGGGAGTAAATGCACTGATTTCTATAAGTTCTGGAATACGCCCAGATTTAAAGCCAGATCAAGCTGTTCAAGCCGTAAAAGAGGTTTATAGCTTGAATAAGGACGAAATAAATAAGAGATTTGGATTTAAGGCTGATGATGAAGGAGAAAGTTGGAGAATATTAGGAGTAGATCCAGTTCCATACGCAGGCTTCCTTTACACATATAAGGATGCTATAGCAATAGGTGTGGGAATTCCACTTACTATTTTAATAAGGAGGAAGATGAGTCCCTATACTGTTTTAGATGAGGTAAAAGAGAGAATAGGGTTTAATGAGCTAGTTAAGGGAAGTTCACTGAGGGAGTATTCAGCTAAGGTAATTCCAGAGCATGGATTTCCCTCGTTTAGAGCTTGTGTAGATAAAGTATATGTTGCCGGTGACGCATTAGGTCTTGTAGATCCACTAACCTTCAATGGGATAGGTCCTGCCATATCATCTGGCGTTATAGCGGGAAAGGCTGCATTGGAGAGTTACGAGTGTAGGAGATATGAGTCTGAATTAATGAGAAGTAAGGAAATAAGAAACGTAGTTAACGGTAGGCCATTAGTAAAGGAGTTAATCGAAGAAGAAAACTTTAAGTATTACGTAAGAACTATTAATGAACTATTACACTCTTGGGTTTATGGAGATGTTTCAAAGGTGAGGTTAGATATGCCAAGAATATTTAAGCATTTATTACTAGGTATGGGGGTGTTAAAGTCATGA
- a CDS encoding ferredoxin family protein, protein MRIEEKLYTLRYKKDEKPHLAIINPSECLKCAEVNGVPQPCIAVCPANVYSWINDKIVVAYENCVECGACRIACPYTNILWKYPRYGLGIALRYG, encoded by the coding sequence ATGAGAATTGAAGAGAAGTTGTATACATTAAGATATAAGAAAGATGAGAAACCTCATTTAGCTATAATTAATCCTAGTGAATGCCTTAAATGTGCAGAAGTAAATGGGGTACCACAGCCTTGTATAGCGGTCTGTCCAGCTAACGTGTACTCTTGGATAAATGATAAAATAGTAGTAGCTTATGAGAACTGTGTAGAGTGTGGGGCTTGCAGAATAGCTTGTCCTTATACCAATATATTGTGGAAATATCCTAGATACGGTTTAGGAATAGCTCTTAGATATGGTTAA
- a CDS encoding PEP/pyruvate-binding domain-containing protein has translation MKYTYPLNEINLSMISVVGRKSAYLGELYKMGFDIPYGFVISSRAVEESIKDIKDEISSILSSVNLNDTSDLERKSEYIQKMIINTKLPEDMEKEIYEMYDRLNSKYVAVRATVTSPLSGSSFAGEYETDLFVDREELIKSVKRVIASYFNPRAVAYRILTQNSTKIAILVQTMINPIVAGTSFSIHPITEESDYVFIESAFGLGESVTKGMVTPDQYIVSKSTRSLVSKRISEKSHKLVYDFEGKRIRRVDLNREEGIRESLKDQDAIRIANMTIAIENIFKRNINIEWAMDDRKIYLLEVRGVRRLYPEF, from the coding sequence ATGAAGTATACCTATCCTCTAAATGAAATAAATCTTTCAATGATCTCAGTAGTTGGAAGGAAAAGTGCTTATTTGGGGGAGCTATATAAAATGGGCTTTGATATACCTTACGGTTTCGTGATATCATCAAGAGCGGTAGAGGAGTCAATAAAGGACATCAAAGATGAGATAAGTTCAATATTATCTTCAGTTAACCTTAATGATACTTCAGATTTAGAGAGAAAAAGTGAGTATATTCAAAAGATGATAATTAATACCAAATTACCAGAGGACATGGAAAAGGAGATATATGAAATGTATGATCGACTAAACTCGAAGTACGTTGCTGTGAGAGCAACTGTGACATCTCCTTTAAGTGGTTCCAGTTTCGCTGGTGAATATGAAACTGATTTGTTTGTAGATAGAGAAGAACTCATAAAAAGCGTTAAAAGAGTAATTGCGTCTTATTTCAATCCTAGAGCTGTGGCTTATAGAATTTTAACCCAAAATTCTACAAAGATTGCTATATTAGTCCAGACGATGATTAACCCAATCGTAGCTGGAACGTCTTTCTCAATTCACCCCATAACTGAGGAAAGTGATTACGTTTTTATTGAATCGGCCTTTGGGCTTGGAGAAAGCGTAACTAAGGGAATGGTAACACCTGACCAATATATTGTAAGCAAATCAACTAGATCTTTAGTTAGCAAAAGGATATCAGAGAAGAGTCATAAGCTAGTCTACGATTTTGAAGGTAAGAGAATTAGGAGAGTAGATCTAAATAGAGAAGAGGGAATAAGGGAAAGTTTGAAAGACCAAGACGCGATTAGAATAGCTAACATGACGATAGCTATCGAAAATATATTCAAAAGGAATATAAATATAGAATGGGCCATGGATGATAGAAAAATATACTTACTCGAAGTGAGGGGTGTAAGAAGATTATATCCAGAGTTTTAA
- the fdhD gene encoding formate dehydrogenase accessory sulfurtransferase FdhD, which translates to MQVKKVNVKRVKDSVDTLDEDYIAEEEPLEIKLCDKDCETFAIIMRTPGNDIELALGFLYSEGVINNLDDVIDIAQKEQNIIYIWLNKKNNVKVRDLIVNSSCGVCGRAFLYTINIIKSDAKVRRDVIFSLPEKLRERQNIFNVTGGLHATGLFTLSGELVYLYEDVGRHNAVDKVVGKLLLERKIPSTSYIMQVSGRIGYEIVSKGIKAGIPIICGISAPSSLAVEIANTAGVSLIGFLRGRSFNIYTHEERII; encoded by the coding sequence GTGCAAGTAAAGAAGGTTAATGTTAAGAGAGTAAAGGATAGCGTAGATACGTTAGATGAAGATTACATTGCAGAGGAGGAACCGTTAGAGATAAAGTTATGCGATAAAGATTGTGAAACCTTTGCGATAATAATGAGAACGCCAGGTAATGATATAGAGTTAGCTTTAGGTTTCTTATACTCTGAAGGGGTAATTAACAATTTGGATGATGTAATAGATATTGCCCAAAAAGAACAAAATATAATATACATCTGGCTTAACAAGAAGAACAACGTCAAAGTAAGGGACTTGATAGTGAATTCAAGTTGTGGTGTATGCGGCAGAGCTTTTCTATACACTATAAACATCATAAAGAGTGACGCTAAAGTGAGAAGAGATGTAATTTTTTCCCTACCAGAAAAATTGAGAGAAAGACAAAATATTTTTAATGTGACCGGAGGATTACATGCAACTGGATTATTTACCTTGTCTGGGGAATTAGTATATTTGTACGAGGATGTAGGAAGACATAATGCAGTAGACAAGGTAGTAGGGAAATTACTGTTGGAGAGAAAAATACCCTCAACCTCTTATATAATGCAAGTGAGCGGAAGGATAGGATATGAGATAGTTAGTAAGGGGATAAAAGCGGGTATTCCGATAATTTGTGGTATTTCTGCACCATCCAGCTTAGCTGTCGAGATTGCTAATACTGCAGGAGTTTCGTTAATTGGATTTTTAAGAGGAAGAAGTTTCAACATTTATACCCATGAAGAGAGAATTATCTAA
- a CDS encoding DUF1641 domain-containing protein, with protein MEEGRVQTIDGVIERLMESGEALEELLKLIDMLHKSGILPLLVGIVSKLDENLAFLSEQNAMLIRNTNVIYSVLSGKEKVEDNISLGDLLRQLNDPDVKRGLFLVLKILKAIGSASKEG; from the coding sequence GTGGAAGAGGGAAGAGTTCAAACCATTGACGGAGTAATCGAGAGACTAATGGAAAGTGGAGAAGCATTAGAGGAGTTATTAAAGCTCATAGACATGCTTCATAAATCTGGGATACTGCCATTATTAGTGGGGATAGTGAGCAAGCTAGATGAAAACTTAGCGTTTCTATCTGAACAGAACGCAATGTTAATAAGGAACACTAACGTGATATATTCGGTATTAAGCGGGAAGGAAAAGGTGGAGGATAATATTAGTTTAGGCGATTTGCTCAGACAGTTAAATGACCCAGATGTGAAAAGGGGATTATTTCTAGTCCTAAAAATACTAAAGGCGATAGGCAGTGCAAGTAAAGAAGGTTAA
- the fdhF gene encoding formate dehydrogenase subunit alpha, which produces MSIRVRINNKEYVANQGETILSLLQKNGIYVPHICYNEGLVPINSCDSCLVEVDGKLVRACSTELREGMNISVDSPRAKKAREEAVSRILKYHKLYCSICENNNGDCVLHEAVIKLGINSQKYIDKGYPLDDTGPFYVYDPSQCILCGRCVEACQDFAVNEVIWINWDLNPPRVVWDNGNPIGNSSCVNCGTCVTVCPVNALMEKSMLGEAGYFTWMNRDLKKKAIEAIGRAEENFSLLMTFSEIEAKARENQIRKTKTVCIYCGVGCSFEVWTKGRKILKIEPKPESPANGILTCVKGKFGWDFVNSPDRITKPLIREGDKFREATWEEAISYIAKRLSEIKERYGPDSIGFIASDKMSNEEAYLLQKLARGVIGTNNVDNSARYCQAPATVGLWRTVGFGADSGTFKDIENADLIIIVGHNTTESHPVAGSRIKRAQKIRGAKIVVIDVRKHEMAERADLFIKPKPGTDAAVLAGVAKYILDQGWENKEFIEKRVNGFEEFKEYIKAFTLDYVESVTGVPKEQIIKLAEMIHEAKSVSILWGMGVTQHLGGADTSTIISDLLLITGNYGRPGTGAYPMRGHNNVQGVSDFGCLPNYMPGYQKIDDENVMRKFEDAWGVKLNRKVGLQIPQMIEGVLEGKIHALYIVGEDTVMVDCGTPLTRQALEKVDFLVVQDMFMTETAKLADVILPATASLEKDGTFVNTERRIQRFYKALEPLGESKPDWEIIQMIANALGANWKYKHPSEIMDEIARLCPIFAGVNYSRLEGFKSLLWPVNEDGTDTPLLYVNAFAMPDGKAKLYTLEWKPPELKDEVHRITVNTGRILEHFHVGNMTRRVQGIMKKVPETFVEISKELATKYSIKDGDLVLVKSKFGGEIKARAIVSERVQGEEIFIPLFASDPSNGVNNLTGQVFDKGSGTPGYKDTPVVIEKIEEGKGKTPLPLDNWRFHVKERKRQIGIEVEKKWKREEFKPLTE; this is translated from the coding sequence GTGTCGATCAGAGTACGTATTAATAATAAAGAGTATGTGGCAAATCAAGGAGAAACCATATTATCATTGCTTCAAAAAAATGGAATTTATGTACCACATATATGTTATAATGAAGGGCTAGTACCAATAAACAGCTGTGACTCATGTCTCGTAGAGGTGGACGGCAAACTAGTCAGAGCCTGTTCCACTGAATTGAGGGAAGGAATGAACATATCAGTAGACAGTCCTAGGGCTAAAAAGGCTAGAGAGGAGGCTGTTTCCAGAATCTTAAAGTATCATAAATTATATTGTAGTATATGTGAAAATAATAACGGGGATTGTGTTCTACATGAAGCTGTGATAAAATTAGGGATAAATTCCCAAAAATACATTGATAAGGGTTATCCGCTTGACGATACTGGACCATTTTACGTATACGATCCTTCACAATGCATCTTATGCGGAAGATGTGTAGAAGCATGTCAAGATTTTGCTGTTAATGAGGTAATATGGATCAACTGGGATCTGAATCCACCAAGAGTAGTATGGGATAATGGGAATCCAATAGGTAATTCCTCGTGTGTGAATTGTGGAACTTGCGTAACTGTATGCCCAGTAAACGCATTAATGGAGAAATCAATGTTAGGCGAGGCGGGATATTTTACGTGGATGAATAGAGACTTGAAGAAAAAGGCTATAGAGGCAATCGGAAGAGCTGAGGAAAACTTCAGCCTATTAATGACCTTTAGTGAGATAGAAGCTAAAGCTAGGGAGAATCAAATTAGGAAGACTAAGACAGTATGCATATACTGTGGAGTAGGATGTTCATTTGAAGTATGGACGAAAGGAAGGAAAATACTTAAAATAGAGCCTAAACCAGAGTCTCCAGCTAATGGGATTCTAACTTGCGTTAAAGGTAAATTCGGCTGGGACTTCGTAAACAGCCCAGATAGAATTACGAAACCCTTAATAAGAGAAGGGGATAAGTTTAGAGAAGCTACTTGGGAAGAAGCTATTTCATATATTGCCAAAAGACTTAGTGAGATAAAAGAAAGATATGGCCCAGATTCCATTGGTTTCATTGCATCTGATAAGATGAGCAATGAGGAAGCTTATCTCCTTCAGAAATTAGCTAGGGGTGTGATAGGTACTAATAATGTAGATAACTCAGCTAGATATTGTCAAGCTCCAGCTACTGTCGGTTTATGGAGAACTGTCGGATTTGGTGCTGATTCAGGAACATTCAAGGATATTGAAAATGCTGATTTAATAATAATCGTAGGTCATAATACTACTGAGAGTCATCCAGTAGCAGGTAGTAGAATAAAGAGAGCCCAAAAGATTAGGGGGGCTAAGATAGTGGTAATTGATGTTAGGAAACATGAGATGGCTGAGAGGGCTGACTTGTTTATCAAACCTAAGCCGGGTACTGATGCTGCTGTATTAGCAGGTGTTGCTAAGTATATATTAGATCAAGGTTGGGAGAACAAGGAGTTCATTGAAAAGAGAGTAAATGGGTTTGAAGAGTTTAAAGAGTATATCAAAGCTTTTACACTAGATTACGTAGAGAGTGTTACTGGCGTTCCTAAGGAACAAATAATAAAGTTAGCTGAAATGATACATGAAGCGAAAAGCGTATCAATATTGTGGGGTATGGGCGTAACTCAACATCTGGGTGGGGCAGATACTTCAACAATTATCTCAGATCTTCTATTGATCACTGGAAATTATGGAAGACCTGGAACTGGAGCGTATCCAATGAGAGGACATAATAATGTGCAAGGAGTAAGTGATTTTGGATGTTTACCTAACTATATGCCAGGCTATCAGAAGATAGATGATGAAAATGTGATGAGAAAATTTGAAGATGCGTGGGGAGTTAAGCTAAATAGAAAAGTAGGTTTACAAATCCCTCAAATGATTGAGGGGGTATTGGAAGGAAAAATACACGCTTTATATATAGTTGGTGAGGATACAGTAATGGTTGATTGTGGAACTCCTCTAACAAGACAGGCATTAGAGAAGGTTGACTTCCTTGTAGTTCAAGATATGTTCATGACTGAGACTGCTAAATTAGCTGATGTTATATTACCTGCAACCGCAAGTCTAGAAAAAGATGGTACTTTCGTTAATACGGAAAGAAGGATACAAAGGTTTTATAAGGCCTTAGAACCTTTAGGTGAGTCTAAACCAGATTGGGAGATTATACAAATGATCGCTAACGCTTTAGGAGCTAATTGGAAGTATAAGCATCCTTCAGAAATTATGGATGAGATAGCTAGGTTATGTCCAATATTTGCCGGTGTTAATTATTCAAGACTAGAAGGATTTAAGAGTCTTCTATGGCCAGTAAATGAAGATGGGACTGATACTCCATTATTGTACGTAAATGCGTTTGCAATGCCAGATGGTAAAGCTAAACTATACACCTTGGAGTGGAAACCACCAGAGTTAAAGGATGAAGTACATAGAATTACCGTAAATACGGGTAGGATATTGGAACACTTCCATGTTGGAAATATGACTAGGAGAGTACAAGGTATAATGAAGAAAGTTCCAGAGACATTTGTGGAAATATCTAAGGAATTGGCTACAAAGTATTCAATAAAGGATGGCGACTTAGTTCTAGTGAAATCAAAGTTTGGCGGAGAAATAAAGGCAAGAGCCATAGTAAGTGAGAGGGTTCAAGGAGAAGAAATATTCATACCACTGTTCGCTTCTGATCCTTCAAATGGAGTGAATAACTTAACCGGACAAGTTTTTGATAAAGGTAGTGGTACTCCAGGGTATAAAGATACACCAGTAGTTATTGAAAAGATTGAAGAAGGTAAAGGAAAAACACCATTACCTTTAGATAATTGGAGATTTCATGTAAAAGAGAGAAAGAGACAAATTGGAATAGAGGTGGAGAAAAAGTGGAAGAGGGAAGAGTTCAAACCATTGACGGAGTAA
- a CDS encoding mechanosensitive ion channel family protein gives MNYRFYVKILIILVVLALVDYLAGVILKALTFIFPKIAPYSSDVFTAITVIVIAVGGYYIIRAVQSVFYQYLLNRVERNVASTIKVIIDVVLYTILVMVILAALKVNLTGVLVGGAVGGIVIGLAVQTIAQNILSGILVTASRTVKQNDALSLSSWIWGSPIVGEVVKVSLLFTDVKTTNGNLVRIPNSAFLGNTVFQKLESENSLIYPYQLLVNADVPANDLLQLANSNIQDSFAKARYKIPQVFFTGKNGGTNSFTVIVHFERIDQLNEILNLINQAFDKAYWELKKKQ, from the coding sequence ATGAACTACCGTTTTTACGTAAAGATCCTTATAATATTAGTTGTTCTAGCATTAGTTGATTATCTGGCAGGAGTTATTTTAAAGGCATTAACGTTTATTTTTCCTAAAATAGCACCCTATTCTTCAGATGTATTTACTGCAATAACAGTAATAGTTATAGCTGTAGGAGGATATTATATTATTAGAGCCGTTCAGAGCGTGTTTTACCAATACTTACTGAATAGAGTTGAGAGAAATGTAGCGTCAACTATTAAGGTAATAATTGATGTAGTCCTTTATACAATACTTGTCATGGTAATATTAGCAGCGTTAAAAGTAAACTTAACGGGAGTATTAGTAGGAGGTGCAGTAGGAGGTATCGTAATAGGTTTAGCCGTCCAGACAATTGCTCAAAACATTTTATCTGGAATATTGGTTACGGCTAGTAGGACGGTTAAACAAAACGATGCCTTATCGTTGTCCTCATGGATTTGGGGATCTCCTATAGTTGGTGAAGTAGTAAAAGTTTCTTTATTATTCACTGACGTTAAGACGACAAATGGTAATCTTGTAAGAATACCTAACTCAGCTTTTCTAGGGAACACGGTATTCCAAAAATTGGAGTCAGAGAATTCACTTATTTACCCGTATCAATTATTAGTTAATGCTGACGTACCGGCTAACGATTTACTTCAGCTAGCTAACAGTAATATTCAAGATTCCTTTGCTAAAGCTAGATATAAAATTCCGCAAGTGTTCTTTACGGGGAAAAACGGTGGTACAAATTCATTTACAGTTATTGTTCATTTTGAAAGAATCGATCAACTTAACGAGATATTGAATTTAATAAATCAAGCCTTTGATAAGGCATATTGGGAATTGAAGAAAAAACAGTAA
- a CDS encoding HAD family hydrolase: MLKAVFVDFGNTLVGFKPVFYEKVHQVMKDNGYDIELRKVFRAFVSAMAKNQYPNKDGHNPVDMREFLYYLKIYPRESLLNALSRADLRDGEAFIYDDTVEFLEGLKSLNLKIVLVSNASPRVQDLLDQFELRKYFDGLILSYEVRAVKPNPKIFSYAILKGGYPAVHIGDIYELDYVGARRCYIESILLDRENLYPEIKDKVRNLKEALRIIEKKAI; this comes from the coding sequence TTGTTAAAGGCAGTTTTCGTAGATTTCGGTAATACATTAGTTGGTTTTAAACCAGTGTTCTATGAGAAGGTTCATCAAGTAATGAAGGATAATGGGTATGATATTGAGTTAAGGAAAGTATTTAGAGCTTTCGTAAGTGCTATGGCTAAAAACCAATATCCTAATAAAGACGGACATAATCCAGTGGACATGAGGGAATTTCTTTACTATCTAAAAATATATCCAAGGGAATCATTACTTAATGCATTAAGTAGGGCTGATTTGAGAGATGGTGAAGCTTTCATTTACGACGACACAGTAGAGTTCTTGGAGGGGTTGAAGAGCTTAAACTTAAAGATTGTTTTAGTCAGTAATGCATCTCCCAGAGTTCAGGATTTGTTAGATCAGTTTGAGTTAAGAAAATACTTCGACGGATTGATACTATCATATGAGGTGCGAGCAGTAAAGCCTAACCCCAAGATATTTAGTTATGCAATTTTAAAGGGAGGTTATCCCGCAGTTCACATCGGTGACATCTACGAATTAGATTATGTTGGAGCTAGAAGATGCTACATCGAATCTATACTGTTAGATAGGGAAAACTTATATCCAGAAATTAAGGATAAGGTTAGGAATTTAAAAGAAGCCCTTAGAATAATAGAAAAGAAAGCAATCTAA